One window from the genome of Malus domestica chromosome 01, GDT2T_hap1 encodes:
- the LOC103441532 gene encoding uncharacterized protein isoform X3 gives MDRFQRVEKPKAEATPINENEIRITAQGRMRNYITYATTLLQEKGSDEIVLKAMGRAINKTVMIAELIKRRILGLHQNTSIGSTDITDVYEPLEEGLLPVESTRHVSMITITLSKKELLTSSTGYQSPLPVDQVKQLNDFEDDGDGSPGFRGRGRGGRGRGRGRGNYNGVGDYNGDGWDGGRGYGGRGRGRSRGGSFRGRGRGYGQSGGYYDYVEGAPAQGRGRGRGRGRGRGRGRNNRLDGQAPAA, from the exons ATGGATAGGTTTCAGAGGGTGGAGAAGCCCAAGGCGGAGGCTACGCCCATAAACGAGAATGAGATTCGTATAACGGCTCAAGGCAGAATGAGGAACTATATTACTTACGCCACCACTCTCCTCCAg GAGAAAGGATCTGACGAAATTGTTCTAAAGGCAATGGGCCGAGCTATCAATAAAACGGTTATGATTGCTGAGTTAATAAAG AGAAGGATTCTTGGTCTTCATCAGAATACGTCTATTGGATCAACTGATATAACTGACGTGTACGAGCCCCTAGAAGAAGGCCTGCTTCC TGTCGAGAGTACTCGGCATGTTTCAATGATCACTATTACCTTGTCGAAGAAGGAGCTCCTTACATCCTCTACAGG ATATCAATCCCCTCTTCCAGTTGACCAAGTGAAACAGTTGAATGATTTTGAGGACGATGGAG ACGGTTCACCTGGATTCCGAGGCAGGGGTCGTGGTGGCCGAGGAAGAGGCCGGGGTAGAG GAAACTACAATGGAGTTGGGGATTATAATGGAGATGGTTGGGATGGTGGGCGTGGTTATGGTGGCAGAGGTAGAGGCCGTTCAAGAGGTGGTTCTTTTAGGGGTCGAGGACGAGGTTATGGTCAGTCAGGTGGATACTATGACTATGTCGAAGGTGCACCTGCCCAAGGCCGCG ggcgtggtcgaggcagGGGAAGGGGCCGTGGGCGCGGTCGTAATAACAGATTGGATGGACAAGCACCTGCTGCTTGA
- the LOC103441532 gene encoding uncharacterized protein isoform X2, protein MDRFQRVEKPKAEATPINENEIRITAQGRMRNYITYATTLLQEKGSDEIVLKAMGRAINKTVMIAELIKRRILGLHQNTSIGSTDITDVYEPLEEGLLPVESTRHVSMITITLSKKELLTSSTGYQSPLPVDQVKQLNDFEDDGDGSPGFRGRGRGGRGRGRGRGNYNGVGDYNGDGWDGGRGYGGRGRGRSRGGSFRGRGRGYGQSGGYYDYVEGAPAQGRGLAGRGRGRGRGRGRGRNNRLDGQAPAA, encoded by the exons ATGGATAGGTTTCAGAGGGTGGAGAAGCCCAAGGCGGAGGCTACGCCCATAAACGAGAATGAGATTCGTATAACGGCTCAAGGCAGAATGAGGAACTATATTACTTACGCCACCACTCTCCTCCAg GAGAAAGGATCTGACGAAATTGTTCTAAAGGCAATGGGCCGAGCTATCAATAAAACGGTTATGATTGCTGAGTTAATAAAG AGAAGGATTCTTGGTCTTCATCAGAATACGTCTATTGGATCAACTGATATAACTGACGTGTACGAGCCCCTAGAAGAAGGCCTGCTTCC TGTCGAGAGTACTCGGCATGTTTCAATGATCACTATTACCTTGTCGAAGAAGGAGCTCCTTACATCCTCTACAGG ATATCAATCCCCTCTTCCAGTTGACCAAGTGAAACAGTTGAATGATTTTGAGGACGATGGAG ACGGTTCACCTGGATTCCGAGGCAGGGGTCGTGGTGGCCGAGGAAGAGGCCGGGGTAGAG GAAACTACAATGGAGTTGGGGATTATAATGGAGATGGTTGGGATGGTGGGCGTGGTTATGGTGGCAGAGGTAGAGGCCGTTCAAGAGGTGGTTCTTTTAGGGGTCGAGGACGAGGTTATGGTCAGTCAGGTGGATACTATGACTATGTCGAAGGTGCACCTGCCCAAGGCCGCG GTCTTgcagggcgtggtcgaggcagGGGAAGGGGCCGTGGGCGCGGTCGTAATAACAGATTGGATGGACAAGCACCTGCTGCTTGA
- the LOC103441532 gene encoding uncharacterized protein isoform X1 produces MDRFQRVEKPKAEATPINENEIRITAQGRMRNYITYATTLLQEKGSDEIVLKAMGRAINKTVMIAELIKRRILGLHQNTSIGSTDITDVYEPLEEGLLPVESTRHVSMITITLSKKELLTSSTGYQSPLPVDQVKQLNDFEDDGDGSPGFRGRGRGGRGRGRGRGNYNGVGDYNGDGWDGGRGYGGRGRGRSRGGSFRGRGRGYGQSGGYYDYVEGAPAQGRANTDGFDTMHLALYLLGGACLRTIWFSASSFHFLVRN; encoded by the exons ATGGATAGGTTTCAGAGGGTGGAGAAGCCCAAGGCGGAGGCTACGCCCATAAACGAGAATGAGATTCGTATAACGGCTCAAGGCAGAATGAGGAACTATATTACTTACGCCACCACTCTCCTCCAg GAGAAAGGATCTGACGAAATTGTTCTAAAGGCAATGGGCCGAGCTATCAATAAAACGGTTATGATTGCTGAGTTAATAAAG AGAAGGATTCTTGGTCTTCATCAGAATACGTCTATTGGATCAACTGATATAACTGACGTGTACGAGCCCCTAGAAGAAGGCCTGCTTCC TGTCGAGAGTACTCGGCATGTTTCAATGATCACTATTACCTTGTCGAAGAAGGAGCTCCTTACATCCTCTACAGG ATATCAATCCCCTCTTCCAGTTGACCAAGTGAAACAGTTGAATGATTTTGAGGACGATGGAG ACGGTTCACCTGGATTCCGAGGCAGGGGTCGTGGTGGCCGAGGAAGAGGCCGGGGTAGAG GAAACTACAATGGAGTTGGGGATTATAATGGAGATGGTTGGGATGGTGGGCGTGGTTATGGTGGCAGAGGTAGAGGCCGTTCAAGAGGTGGTTCTTTTAGGGGTCGAGGACGAGGTTATGGTCAGTCAGGTGGATACTATGACTATGTCGAAGGTGCACCTGCCCAAGGCCGCG CTAATACCGATGGTTTTGACACAATGCATTTAGCTCTCTATTTGCTTGGTGGGGCTTGTTTGAGAACCATTTGGTTTTCAGCTTCTAGTTTTCACTTTTTGGTCAGAAATTAG